In one window of Nocardiopsis aegyptia DNA:
- a CDS encoding DUF397 domain-containing protein, with amino-acid sequence MKIVHTHGRKSLPLLPDGEWVKAEPSQGVSNCAACRLAGGRSVQMGDTQNPDAVVLVFPAREWGAFLGLTA; translated from the coding sequence ATGAAGATCGTGCACACCCATGGCCGAAAGTCCCTGCCCCTGCTGCCGGACGGCGAGTGGGTCAAGGCCGAACCCTCGCAAGGGGTGTCCAACTGTGCGGCGTGCCGCCTCGCGGGCGGTCGCAGCGTGCAGATGGGCGACACGCAGAACCCGGACGCGGTGGTCCTGGTGTTCCCGGCCCGCGAGTGGGGCGCGTTCCTGGGCCTAACTGCCTGA
- a CDS encoding helix-turn-helix domain-containing protein, whose translation MQDTSRPSPGQARPRTVGGLLREHRTREGMTIAHLSARARCTPGAISASERGDQIPTGAVLGRLLGGLGLGPDAAAEVWRAWSAARGGAR comes from the coding sequence ATGCAGGACACCTCACGGCCCTCTCCCGGCCAGGCCAGACCGCGGACCGTGGGCGGGCTCCTGCGCGAGCACCGGACCCGCGAGGGCATGACCATCGCCCACCTCAGCGCCAGGGCCCGGTGCACGCCCGGTGCGATCTCGGCATCCGAGCGTGGTGACCAGATCCCCACGGGAGCGGTACTGGGACGTCTGCTCGGGGGACTGGGTTTGGGCCCGGACGCGGCTGCTGAGGTCTGGCGGGCATGGTCGGCCGCGCGAGGAGGTGCTAGATAG